A genomic segment from Malus domestica chromosome 05, GDT2T_hap1 encodes:
- the LOC103436427 gene encoding cyclin-A3-1-like isoform X2 → MDDSATTNTNRSSNKRSSSTSPSLQIPAPKRRVVLGELTNLPIQDSDRKKPNRNWIKRKSNMMKKEEEEVHETEIVSSSVDPSKSEFSSSIYRHLHSLEMEANKRPSPSYMGRVQNDISPKMRGILVDWLVEVAEEYKLVTDTLYLTVSYLDRYLSSYAVSRSKLQLLGVSCMIIASKYEEICPPHVEDFCYITDNTYIVEEVLEMERDVVKFLNSDTGPPTTKNFLRLFTKAAQDNYNSAGVFEYLSCYLSELSLLDYSCVQFLPSVVAASAIFLSRFTIQPDVHPWSLALQSYSGYRPSDLKMCVLAVHDLQLNRKPSSLRAIREKYMRPKNKSVAKLSSPSEIPGAYFEAIYP, encoded by the exons ATGGACGACAGCGCCACCACCAACACCAACCGCTCGTCTAATAAGCGATCCTCCTCCACGTCTCCGTCCTTGCAGATTCCTGCTCCCAAGAGGCGAGTCGTCCTGGGCGAACTCACCAACTTGCCGATTCAGGACTCGGATCGGAAGAAACCCAATAGGAACTGGATTAAGAGGAAGAGTAACatgatgaagaaagaagaggaggaggtcCATGAGACGGAGATTGTTTCGAGCTCTGTCGACCCAAGCAAGTCTGAGTTCTCATCTTCTATATATCGGCATCTTCACTCCTTGGAG ATGGAGGCAAACAAGAGGCCGTCACCTAGTTACATGGGTAGGGTGCAAAATGATATTTCACCAAAAATGCGAGGAATTCTGGTGGATTGGTTGGTGGAGGTTGCAGAGGAATATAAGCTTGTTACAGACACCCTTTATCTCACTGTGTCGTATCTTGACAGATACCTTTCTTCATATGCTGTCAGCAGGAGCAAGCTACAGCTTCTTGGTGTTTCTTGCATGATTATTGCCTC AAAATATGAAGAGATTTGTCCTCCACATGTTGAGGACTTCTGCTATATAACTGATAATACCTACATCGTGGAAGAG GTGTTGGAAATGGAGAGGGATGTGGTCAAATTTTTGAACTCTGACACCGGACCTCCTACAACAAAGAATTTCCTCAG ACTCTTCACCAAAGCTGCCCAGGACAATTACAAC TCTGCTGGTGTGTTCGAATACTTGAGTTGCTATCTTTCGGAGCTAAGTTTGTTAGACTACAGCTGTGTCCAGTTCCTACCATCAGTTGTTGCTGCATCAGCTATTTTCCTGTCGAGGTTCACGATCCAACCTGATGTGCATCCTTGG AGCTTGGCATTGCAGTCCTATTCCGGTTATAGACCATCCGACCTGAAAATGTGTGTCCTTGCCGTTCATGACTTGCAGTTGAACAGAAAACCAAGCTCTTTGCGAGCAATAAGAGAAAAATACATGAGGCCAAAG AATAAAAGCGTGGCCAAATTGTCTTCGCCCTCGGAAATTCCTGGAGCTTACTTTGAGGCCATCTACCCATGA
- the LOC103436427 gene encoding cyclin-A3-4-like isoform X1, protein MDDSATTNTNRSSNKRSSSTSPSLQIPAPKRRVVLGELTNLPIQDSDRKKPNRNWIKRKSNMMKKEEEEVHETEIVSSSVDPSKSEFSSSIYRHLHSLEMEANKRPSPSYMGRVQNDISPKMRGILVDWLVEVAEEYKLVTDTLYLTVSYLDRYLSSYAVSRSKLQLLGVSCMIIASKYEEICPPHVEDFCYITDNTYIVEEVLEMERDVVKFLNSDTGPPTTKNFLRLFTKAAQDNYNSAGVFEYLSCYLSELSLLDYSCVQFLPSVVAASAIFLSRFTIQPDVHPWLNRKPSSLRAIREKYMRPKNKSVAKLSSPSEIPGAYFEAIYP, encoded by the exons ATGGACGACAGCGCCACCACCAACACCAACCGCTCGTCTAATAAGCGATCCTCCTCCACGTCTCCGTCCTTGCAGATTCCTGCTCCCAAGAGGCGAGTCGTCCTGGGCGAACTCACCAACTTGCCGATTCAGGACTCGGATCGGAAGAAACCCAATAGGAACTGGATTAAGAGGAAGAGTAACatgatgaagaaagaagaggaggaggtcCATGAGACGGAGATTGTTTCGAGCTCTGTCGACCCAAGCAAGTCTGAGTTCTCATCTTCTATATATCGGCATCTTCACTCCTTGGAG ATGGAGGCAAACAAGAGGCCGTCACCTAGTTACATGGGTAGGGTGCAAAATGATATTTCACCAAAAATGCGAGGAATTCTGGTGGATTGGTTGGTGGAGGTTGCAGAGGAATATAAGCTTGTTACAGACACCCTTTATCTCACTGTGTCGTATCTTGACAGATACCTTTCTTCATATGCTGTCAGCAGGAGCAAGCTACAGCTTCTTGGTGTTTCTTGCATGATTATTGCCTC AAAATATGAAGAGATTTGTCCTCCACATGTTGAGGACTTCTGCTATATAACTGATAATACCTACATCGTGGAAGAG GTGTTGGAAATGGAGAGGGATGTGGTCAAATTTTTGAACTCTGACACCGGACCTCCTACAACAAAGAATTTCCTCAG ACTCTTCACCAAAGCTGCCCAGGACAATTACAAC TCTGCTGGTGTGTTCGAATACTTGAGTTGCTATCTTTCGGAGCTAAGTTTGTTAGACTACAGCTGTGTCCAGTTCCTACCATCAGTTGTTGCTGCATCAGCTATTTTCCTGTCGAGGTTCACGATCCAACCTGATGTGCATCCTTGG TTGAACAGAAAACCAAGCTCTTTGCGAGCAATAAGAGAAAAATACATGAGGCCAAAG AATAAAAGCGTGGCCAAATTGTCTTCGCCCTCGGAAATTCCTGGAGCTTACTTTGAGGCCATCTACCCATGA